From a single Osmerus mordax isolate fOsmMor3 chromosome 14, fOsmMor3.pri, whole genome shotgun sequence genomic region:
- the alpk2 gene encoding alpha-protein kinase 2 isoform X2 produces MDQDSISNPGTLPDSVLTPQNITIGTIENSLRVDRAVDDKAVDDRAVDDRAVDDNVTNYDSDYDTRVLILLSKDPTTEANRISEQGPLSLSEMGQREIELPSVTVGSLTSKIRPTTPEVIFISTEEEESDTSNELWLDACQYLADEENEGAILDKCGHSLDMGRTWSRFSADNTKVSDFTCGADTVIGQVGSDLDQLRPPVERWLSADSWSSALSDWAVEEQVPEDFIAAFTPTQTATQGHPQLPMAIQDQMLEPSPTTESPILTGQHCFSTTSPTIPGKLLKEAQFQVRDNQATKLKRETSSVKGDKEPRESQATQDDSFDCPADILSSVCSLCGTRASEQYHFNVGAPSDRVFTGNYDAGVEIDTLLLSAEEDSECQYTFLEGEYTFVKKDKKESCRDVLRKVTEKDVVTQLASLVEERGTGSYGSAISLSHFPCQEATKVECVCGKAAEQLTELHISTHTQRNTLVTTDLQGKGTHLSLNTSSLQEGNKEGTWGSPHFIVPLAPLSVGSTHRSNSALGGETACVKSSFNGAKGHTCPCTQPSELWLSFRGNTDKPNLDNHVNNLSGRHRGQLTFVSSWSLNKDSLTYSGEKKEFSFNDKTTNAQELRELGKELSNLVILTGDNLVVSEEDRVACVTLDLQDSLTSSFKPVFKSVMAGNGHCIVDQKMGQKMPHAKYTSEMKTRSKKDLCHQLAPQASKKQENQILGPNQTSSKQQENMGTNENQDDSLVTVIETVVVTEKVAKAHGKKKKKHSQNAAVKSEAEPLVEVENGAKQKISKGKNYITEAKASAMSRQSNPTSACQKDNSETDYPQRQPQQPAVKYASEGVTNKGVSVGEPLSVAPKVPQNIVLLGQRSDDVIKRRRVSELKLGKHAVESKAQQSECSVQARGEETKAPVETARKKAYSEVVKKNVHRNIEVPRVVQPIQAGPVDEDPQSLCLWCQFSAVFTDHTVTWTRDGAALAVVHRSAGDESRVSVTLSKASNKDLGRYQCCLRCPDSSVSLDYLLTYEVLSEIIIPPQRNIPAAPAEVEEEEEEIKCSRLLFHKDFLCDQHFAEDQSASVVTEKVHFGEGMHRRAFRTKMQAGMVSVFMPGHPCVLKVHNAISYGTKNNEELVQRNYNLAVEECHVQNTAREYIKAYTVVAQSKESFGDVPEIIPIYLVHRPSNDIPYATLEEELRGDFVKYSVRDGKEINLMRRDSEAGQKCCTFQHWVYHKTEGNLLVTDMQDTEVSVVTVPHPSSTSSKSCTCATSTVSC; encoded by the exons ATGGACCAGGACAGCATCTCCAATCCTGGCACACTCCCTGACTCAGTGCTGACACCTCAGAACATTACCATCGGGACCATTGAGAACAGTCTCAGGGTTGACAGGGCAGTGGATGACAAGGCTGTGGATGACAGGGCTGTCGATGACAGGGCAGTGGATGACAATGTGACTAACTATGACTCTGACTATGACACACGTGTCTTAATCTTGCTCTCGAAGGATCCAACAACAGAAGCCAACCGGATTAGTGAACAGGGGCCCCTGAGCCTTTCAGAAATGGGCCAGCGTGAAATCGAGCTGCCCTCTGTCACTGTTGGGAGCTTAACAAGCAAGATCAGGCCCACGACACCAGAGGTTATCTTCATATCcacggaggaggaagaaagtgaCACTTCTAATGAGTTGTGGTTGGACGCGTGCCAATATTTGGCAGATGAGGAGAATGAGGGGGCTATTTTAGACAAGTGTGGACATTCTCTGGACATGGGCAGGACTTGGTCAAGATTCTCTGCCGACAACACAAAGGTGTCAGATTTCACCTGTGGAGCGGACACTGTCATTGGTCAGGTTGGCAGTGACTTGGACCAGTTGAGGCCACCGGTTGAGAGGTGGCTGTCTGCAGACAGCTGGTCAAGCGCACTTTCAGACTGGGCAGTCGAAGAACAAGTCCCTGAGGACTTCATTGCAGCCTTCACGCCAACACAAACAGCCACTCAGGGACATCCACAGTTGCCCATGGCCATCCAGGACCAAATGTTGGAGCCCAGCCCCACCACAGAGAGCCCCATCCTCACCGGGCAACACTGTTTCAGCACCACCAGCCCTACCATCCCAGGCAAACTACTTAAGGAAGCCCAGTTCCAGGTCAGAGACAACCAGGCAACCAAGTtgaagagggaaacatcatCAGTGAAAGGAGATAAGGAGCCCAGAGAGAGCCAAGCCACCCAAGATGACAGCTTTGACTGCCCTGCAGACATACTCTCATCTGTGTGTTCACTCTGTGGCACGCGGGCCTCTGAACAATATCATTTCAATGTGGGCGCACCATCAGACAGAGTTTTTACAGGGAATTATGATGCTGGCGTGGAAATAGACACTCTCTTATTGTCTGCTGAAGAGGACAGTGAGTGTCAATATACCTTCCTGGAGGGTGAATATACCTTTGTGAAGAAGGATAAAAAAGAG AGTTGTAGAGATGTACTGAGGAAGGTGACAGAGAAAGACGTTGTGACGCAGCTGGCTtcgctggtggaggagagaggcacagggagtTATGGGTCAGCAATAAGCCTCTCACATTTCCCATGTCAAGAGGCGACcaaggttgagtgtgtgtgtggcaaagcaGCCGAACAGTTGACGGAGcttcacatctccacacacacccagaggaaCACTCTCGTGACCACGGACTTGCAAGGAAAGGGCACACACTTGTCCTTAAACACATCGTCCCTCCAGGAGGGGAATAAGGAAGGAACATGGGGGAGTCCACATTTTATTGTGCCATTAGCTCCTCTCAGTGTTGGCTCCACTCATAGGTCAAACAGTGCTTtgggaggagagacagcctgTGTCAAGAGCTCTTTCAATGGTGCCAAAGGCCACACTTGTCCCTGTACACAACCTAGCGAACTCTGGCTATCCTTTAGAGGAAATACTGACAAGCCGAATTTGGACAATCATGTTAACAACTTGTCAGGTAGGCATCGTGGACAGTTGACGTTTGTCTCCAGTTGGAGTCTGAATAAAGATTCTCTCACGTACTCTGGTGAAAAGAAGGAGTTTTCCTTCAATGACAAGACAACAAACGCACAGGAACTCAGGGAACTTGGCAAAGAACTATCCAATCTGGTCATACTGACCGGTGATAACCTTGTGGTCTCTGAGGAAGACCGAGTTGCCTGTGTCACACTGGATCTCCAGGACTCTTTGACCTCCAGTTTTAAACCTGTTTTCAAATCTGTTATGGCGGGCAACGGACACTGCATTGTGGATCAGAAAATGGGCCAGAAGATGCCTCATGCCAAGTACACTTCAGAGATGAAAACACGCTCCAAGAAGGATTTGTGTCACCAATTAGCTCCGCAGGCTTCAAAGAAGCAGGAAAACCAGATTCTTGGACCAAACCAAACGTCCTCAAAGCAGCAGGAGAATATGGGAACCAATGAGAACCAGGACGACAGCTTGGTGACCGTCATAGAGACCGTTGTCGTCACAGAGAAAGTTGCAAAAGCCCATggtaagaaaaagaaaaaacactccCAGAATGCAGCGGTGAAAAGCGAGGCTGAGCCATTGGTGGAGGTAGAGAATGGAGCTAAACAGAAAATATCAAAAGGTAAGAATTACATCACTGAGGCCAAGGCGTCTGCCATGAGCAGGCAAAGTAACCCAACATCAGCTTGTCAGAAAGACAACAGTGAAACAGATTACCCTCAAAGACAGCCACAGCAACCTGCTGTCAAATATGCATCTGAGGGGGTCACTAACAAAGGGGTCTCTGTAGGGGAACCTCTCTCTGTGGCCCCTAAGGTACCCCAGAATATTGTCTTATTGGGCCAGCggagtgatgatgtcatcaaacGGCGACGTGTTTCTGAGCTGAAGTTGGGTAAGCACGCGGTGGAATCCAAAGCACAGCAGTCAGAGTGTTCTGTCCaagcgaggggagaggagaccaaGGCACCTGTGGAAACAGCTCGGAAAAAAGCCTACAGTGAAGTGGTCAAGAAGAACGTTCACAGAAACATAGAAG TGCCCAGAGTGGTACAGCCCATCCAGGCAGGACCCGTTGATGAAGACCCTCAGAGCCTCTGTCTGTGGTGCCAGTTCTCCGCTGTGTTCACAGACCACACAGtcacatggaccagagacggtGCTGCCCTGGCTGTGGTCCATAGAAG TGCAGGAGATGAGAGTCGAGTGTCCGTCACTCTCTCCAAGGCGTCTAACAAGGACCTGGGAAGGTACCAGTGCTGCCTCAGATGTCCTGATAGCTCCGTCTCCCTGGACTATCTCCTCACCTATGAAG TGCTCAGTGAGATCATCATCCCCCCTCAGAGAAATATCCCAG CTGCCCCTgcagaggtggaagaggaggaagaggagatcaaGTGCTCCAGGCTGCTGTTTCACAAGGACTTCCTGTGTGACCAGCACTTCGCAGAGGACCAGTCTGCTAGCGTAGTGACAGAGAAGGTCCACTTTGGCGAGGGTATGCACCGCCGTGCCTTTCGCACTAAGATGCAGGCTGGCATGGTCTCTGTATTTATGCCTGGGCACCCCTGCGTGCTGAAGGTCCACAACGCCATCAGCTACGGGACCAAGAACAATGAGGAGCTGGTTCAGAGGAACTACAACCTGGCTGTAGAG gaGTGCCACGTTCAGAACACAGCCAGAGAGTACATCAAGGCCTACACAGTTGTGGCCCAGTCCAAGGAGTCCTTTGGCGATGTTCCAGA GATCATTCCCATCTACCTGGTCCACCGGCCTTCCAATGACATCCCGTATgccaccctggaggaggagctgcggGGAGACTTTGTCAAGTACTCAGTGAGGGACGGGAAGGAGATCAACCTCATGAGACGCGACTCAGAGGCTGGGCAGAAGTGCTGCACTTTCCAGCACTGGGTTTACCACAAGACTGAAGGAAACCTGCTGGTCACCGACATGCAAG ATACCGAGGTTTCCGTGGTAACTGTGCCACATCCTTCATCGACCAGTTCAAAGTCTTGCACCTGTGCAACAAGTACTGTGAGCTGTTAG